A DNA window from Streptomyces canus contains the following coding sequences:
- a CDS encoding SACE_7040 family transcriptional regulator, with protein MATRTDAPTRREQILKEAARLFAERGFHGVGVDEIGAAVGISGPGLYRHFAGKDAMLAELLVGISGQLLTGGKRRVAESDGGDAEALLDSLIEGHIDFALDDRPLITLHDRELDRLRDSDRKLVRQLQRQYVELWVGVVRQLYPHLVEPAARSAVHSVFGLLNSTPHLGRAGSLPGRGATAALLHRMARGALAAAVE; from the coding sequence ATGGCCACGAGAACCGACGCACCCACCCGCCGCGAGCAGATCCTCAAGGAGGCCGCGCGGCTGTTCGCCGAGCGTGGGTTCCACGGCGTGGGCGTGGACGAGATAGGCGCGGCGGTCGGCATCAGCGGGCCCGGCCTTTACCGGCACTTCGCGGGCAAGGACGCCATGCTGGCGGAGCTGCTGGTCGGTATCAGCGGGCAGCTGCTGACGGGCGGGAAGCGCAGGGTGGCGGAGTCGGACGGCGGGGATGCGGAGGCGCTGCTGGACTCCCTGATCGAGGGCCATATCGACTTCGCCCTGGACGACCGTCCGCTCATCACCCTGCACGACCGCGAGCTGGACCGCCTCCGCGACAGCGACCGCAAGCTGGTCCGGCAGCTCCAGCGGCAGTACGTGGAGCTGTGGGTGGGGGTCGTACGCCAGCTGTACCCGCACCTGGTGGAGCCGGCCGCGCGCTCCGCCGTGCACTCGGTGTTCGGCCTGCTGAACTCAACGCCTCATCTGGGGCGGGCGGGGTCGCTGCCGGGGCGGGGGGCGACCGCCGCGCTGTTGCACCGGATGGCCCGGGGGGCATTGGCGGCCGCCGTGGAGTGA
- a CDS encoding carboxyl transferase domain-containing protein, which translates to MDEAPELTSAADPASEAWQANETAHRALVDELRDKLAAARLGGGERARERHTARGKLLPRDRVDALLDPGSPFLELAPLAADGLYDGQAPAAGVIAGIGRVSGRECVVVANDATVKGGTYYPMTVKKHLRAQEVALDNRLPCIYLVDSGGAFLPMQDEVFPDREHFGRIFYNQARMSGAGIPQIAAVLGSCTAGGAYVPAMSDEAVIVRNQGTIFLGGPPLVKAATGEVVTAEELGGGEVHARVSGVTDHLAEDDAHALRIVRNIAATLPARGPLPWSVRPAVEPKVDPYGLYGAVPTDSRTPYDVREIIARITDGSRFAEFKAEFGQTLVTGFARIHGHPVGIVANNGILFSESAQKGAHFIELCDQRGIPLLFLQNISGFMVGKDYEAGGIAKHGAKMVTAVACTRVPKLTVVVGGSYGAGNYSMCGRAYSPRFLWMWPNAKISVMGGEQAASVLATVKRDQLEQRGESWSAEDEDAFKAPIRAQYERQGNAYYATARLWDDGVIDPLDTRQVLGLALTACANAPLGDPQFGVFRM; encoded by the coding sequence ATGGATGAGGCACCCGAGCTGACGAGCGCGGCGGACCCCGCGTCGGAGGCCTGGCAGGCCAACGAGACGGCTCACCGCGCGCTCGTGGACGAGCTGCGGGACAAGCTCGCCGCGGCCCGGCTGGGCGGTGGGGAGAGGGCGCGCGAGCGGCACACCGCGCGCGGGAAGCTGTTGCCCCGGGACCGGGTGGACGCCCTCCTCGACCCCGGCTCGCCCTTCCTGGAGCTCGCTCCCCTCGCCGCCGACGGGTTGTACGACGGACAGGCCCCGGCCGCCGGGGTCATCGCCGGGATCGGCAGGGTGAGCGGGCGGGAGTGCGTCGTCGTCGCCAATGACGCCACCGTCAAGGGCGGCACGTACTACCCGATGACGGTGAAGAAGCACCTGCGCGCGCAGGAGGTCGCCCTCGACAACCGCCTCCCCTGCATCTACCTCGTGGACTCCGGCGGCGCCTTCCTGCCCATGCAGGACGAGGTCTTCCCGGACCGCGAGCACTTCGGGCGGATCTTCTACAACCAGGCCAGGATGTCCGGCGCGGGCATCCCGCAGATCGCCGCCGTGCTCGGCTCGTGCACGGCAGGGGGCGCCTACGTCCCCGCCATGAGCGACGAGGCCGTCATCGTCCGGAACCAGGGCACGATCTTCCTCGGCGGCCCTCCCCTCGTGAAGGCCGCCACCGGCGAGGTCGTCACCGCGGAGGAGCTCGGCGGCGGCGAGGTGCACGCACGCGTGTCCGGCGTCACCGACCACCTCGCCGAGGACGACGCCCACGCTCTCAGGATCGTGCGGAACATCGCCGCCACGCTCCCCGCGCGCGGGCCGCTGCCCTGGTCCGTCCGGCCCGCCGTGGAGCCCAAGGTCGATCCTTACGGCCTCTACGGCGCCGTCCCCACCGACTCCCGCACCCCCTACGACGTGCGCGAGATCATCGCGCGTATCACCGACGGCTCCCGGTTCGCCGAGTTCAAGGCAGAGTTCGGGCAGACCCTGGTCACCGGCTTCGCCCGGATCCACGGCCACCCGGTCGGGATCGTCGCCAACAACGGCATCCTGTTCTCCGAGTCGGCCCAGAAGGGCGCCCACTTCATCGAGCTGTGCGACCAGCGCGGCATCCCGCTCCTCTTCCTCCAGAACATCTCCGGCTTCATGGTCGGAAAGGACTACGAGGCGGGCGGCATCGCCAAGCACGGCGCCAAGATGGTGACGGCGGTCGCCTGCACGCGCGTGCCCAAGCTGACCGTGGTCGTCGGCGGTTCGTACGGCGCCGGGAACTACTCCATGTGCGGCCGGGCCTACTCCCCCCGCTTCCTGTGGATGTGGCCCAACGCCAAGATCTCCGTCATGGGCGGCGAGCAGGCCGCGTCCGTCCTCGCGACCGTCAAGCGGGACCAGTTGGAGCAGCGGGGCGAGAGCTGGTCCGCGGAGGACGAGGACGCCTTCAAGGCGCCCATCCGCGCCCAGTACGAGCGCCAGGGCAACGCCTACTACGCCACCGCCCGCCTCTGGGACGACGGGGTCATCGACCCGCTCGACACCCGGCAGGTGCTCGGCCTGGCCCTGACCGCATGCGCCAACGCGCCGCTGGGCGACCCCCAGTTCGGCGTCTTCCGGATGTGA
- a CDS encoding acetyl/propionyl/methylcrotonyl-CoA carboxylase subunit alpha — MFDTVLVANRGEIAVRVIRTLRALGVRSVAVFSDADADARHVREADTAVRLGPAPASESYLSVERLLEAAARTGAQAVHPGYGFLAENAAFARACADAGLVFIGPTADSIALMGDKIRAKETVEAAGVPVVPGGRDPDLAEAARALGAPVLLKPSAGGGGKGMRLVRDLTALEEEIAAARREARASFGDDTLLVERWVDRPRHIEIQVLADGHGNVIHLGERECSLQRRHQKIIEEAPSVLLDEGTRASMGKAAVEAARSCGYRGAGTVEFIVPGDDPSSYYFMEMNTRLQVEHPVTELITGLDLVEWQLRVAAGERLPCAQEDITLTGHAIEARICAEVPSKGFLPSGGTVLRLQEPQGDGVRTDSGLSEGTEVGSLYDPMLSKVIAYGPDRATALRKLRAALAETVTLGVQTNAGFLRRLLAHPAVVAGELDTGLVERVVDDLVSTDVPEEVYEAAAAVRLEALRPREGGWTDPFSVPSGWRMGGFGKPVGFPLRVTGLEPVTHRSRGTHTVTDDQVTVTLDGVRHTFHRAGDWVGRDGDAWHVHDHDPVAASLTRSGHAGADSLTAPMPGTVTVVKVAVGDEVAAGQSLLVVEAMKMEHVISAPHAGTVAELDVTAGTTVAMDQVLAVIAPHEEVAQ; from the coding sequence ATGTTTGACACAGTGCTTGTCGCCAACCGGGGCGAGATCGCGGTCCGCGTCATCCGCACCCTGCGCGCCCTGGGCGTGCGCTCCGTGGCCGTCTTCTCCGACGCGGACGCCGACGCACGGCACGTCCGGGAGGCGGACACAGCGGTACGACTGGGCCCGGCGCCGGCCTCGGAGAGCTATCTGTCCGTCGAGCGGCTCCTGGAGGCGGCCGCCCGCACCGGCGCCCAGGCGGTCCACCCCGGTTACGGCTTCCTCGCGGAGAACGCCGCCTTCGCGCGTGCGTGCGCCGACGCCGGGCTGGTCTTCATCGGGCCGACGGCGGACTCCATCGCGCTGATGGGCGACAAGATCCGCGCCAAGGAGACCGTGGAGGCGGCCGGGGTGCCCGTGGTGCCCGGCGGCCGCGACCCCGATCTCGCCGAGGCCGCGCGCGCCTTGGGCGCGCCCGTACTGCTGAAGCCCAGCGCGGGCGGCGGCGGCAAGGGCATGCGGCTGGTCCGGGACCTGACGGCCCTCGAGGAGGAGATCGCCGCCGCCCGCCGCGAGGCCCGTGCCTCCTTCGGCGACGACACCCTGCTCGTGGAGCGGTGGGTCGACCGGCCCCGGCACATCGAGATCCAGGTGCTGGCGGACGGCCATGGGAACGTGATCCATCTCGGCGAGCGCGAGTGCTCCCTCCAGCGCCGGCACCAGAAGATCATCGAGGAGGCGCCCAGCGTCCTCCTCGACGAGGGCACGCGCGCGTCGATGGGCAAGGCCGCGGTCGAGGCGGCCCGTTCCTGCGGCTACCGGGGCGCGGGCACCGTGGAGTTCATCGTCCCGGGCGACGACCCGTCCTCGTACTACTTCATGGAGATGAACACCCGCCTCCAGGTGGAGCACCCCGTCACCGAGCTGATCACCGGTCTCGACCTGGTGGAGTGGCAGCTGCGGGTGGCGGCGGGCGAGCGACTTCCCTGCGCGCAGGAGGACATCACGCTCACCGGGCACGCGATCGAGGCCCGGATCTGCGCCGAGGTCCCGTCGAAGGGCTTCCTCCCCTCCGGCGGCACCGTTCTCCGCCTCCAGGAGCCCCAGGGCGACGGCGTCCGCACCGACTCCGGGCTCAGCGAGGGCACGGAGGTCGGCAGCCTGTACGACCCGATGCTGTCCAAGGTCATCGCGTACGGCCCGGACCGCGCGACGGCGCTCAGGAAGCTCCGGGCGGCTCTCGCGGAGACGGTGACGCTGGGCGTGCAGACCAACGCGGGGTTCCTGCGGCGGCTGCTGGCCCATCCGGCGGTGGTCGCGGGCGAGTTGGACACCGGGCTCGTCGAGCGCGTGGTGGACGACCTGGTCTCCACGGACGTACCGGAAGAAGTGTACGAGGCGGCGGCGGCCGTACGGCTTGAGGCGTTGCGTCCTCGCGAAGGCGGCTGGACCGACCCGTTCTCGGTGCCGAGCGGCTGGCGGATGGGGGGCTTCGGGAAGCCTGTCGGGTTCCCGCTGCGCGTGACGGGACTCGAGCCGGTCACTCACCGGAGCCGCGGTACCCACACCGTCACCGACGACCAGGTCACCGTCACCCTCGACGGCGTCCGCCACACCTTCCACCGCGCCGGTGACTGGGTGGGCCGTGACGGAGACGCCTGGCACGTGCACGACCACGACCCGGTGGCCGCGTCCCTCACCCGGAGCGGTCACGCCGGCGCGGACTCCCTCACCGCCCCCATGCCCGGCACGGTGACCGTCGTGAAGGTGGCGGTCGGGGACGAGGTGGCCGCCGGTCAGAGTCTGCTCGTCGTCGAGGCGATGAAGATGGAGCACGTCATCTCCGCCCCCCACGCCGGCACGGTCGCCGAGCTGGACGTCACGGCGGGCACGACCGTCGCCATGGACCAGGTGCTGGCCGTGATCGCACCGCACGAGGAGGTGGCGCAGTGA
- a CDS encoding hydroxymethylglutaryl-CoA lyase, whose product MTLPMTVPQTGLPARVRIHEVGARDGLQNEKATVPTEVKAEFVRRLADAGLTTIEATSFVHPKWVPQLADAEQLFPLVSALPVELPVLVPNDRGLDRALALGARRVAVFASATESFAKANLNRTVDEALAMFEPVVGRAKAEGVHVRGYLSMCFGDPWEGAVPIPQVTKVCRALLDMGCDELSLGDTIGVATPGHVRALLTELDVPVDTLGVHFHDTYGQALANTYAALQHGVTTVDASAGGLGGCPYAKSATGNLATEDLVWMLQGLGIDTGVDLGRLVATSVWMAEHLGRPSPSRTVRALSHQE is encoded by the coding sequence GTGACCCTGCCCATGACCGTTCCCCAGACCGGCCTGCCGGCCCGCGTCCGTATCCACGAGGTCGGCGCCCGCGACGGCCTGCAGAACGAGAAGGCGACCGTGCCCACCGAGGTCAAGGCGGAGTTCGTGCGCCGCCTCGCCGACGCGGGCCTCACGACGATCGAGGCCACCAGCTTCGTCCACCCCAAGTGGGTGCCCCAACTCGCCGACGCGGAGCAGTTGTTCCCCCTCGTGAGCGCTCTGCCCGTGGAGCTGCCGGTGCTCGTCCCCAACGACCGGGGCCTGGACCGGGCCCTGGCCCTCGGAGCCCGCCGGGTCGCCGTGTTCGCCAGCGCCACCGAGTCCTTCGCCAAGGCCAACCTCAACCGCACGGTGGACGAGGCCCTGGCGATGTTCGAGCCCGTCGTCGGCAGGGCGAAGGCCGAGGGGGTGCACGTCCGCGGTTATCTGTCGATGTGCTTCGGCGACCCGTGGGAGGGCGCCGTCCCGATCCCTCAGGTCACCAAGGTCTGCCGTGCGCTGCTCGACATGGGCTGTGACGAACTCAGTCTCGGCGACACGATCGGGGTGGCGACTCCGGGGCACGTACGGGCTCTCCTGACCGAACTCGACGTACCCGTGGACACGTTGGGCGTGCACTTCCACGACACGTACGGCCAGGCCCTCGCCAACACCTACGCCGCCCTCCAGCACGGCGTCACCACCGTGGACGCCTCCGCGGGCGGCCTCGGCGGCTGCCCGTACGCCAAGTCCGCCACCGGCAACCTCGCCACCGAAGACCTCGTGTGGATGCTGCAGGGCCTCGGCATCGACACCGGTGTCGACCTCGGCCGTCTCGTCGCCACCAGCGTGTGGATGGCCGAACACCTGGGCCGACCCAGCCCGTCCCGTACCGTCCGCGCCCTCTCCCACCAGGAGTGA
- a CDS encoding acyl-CoA dehydrogenase family protein, translated as MDHRLSPELEELRRTVEEFAHDVVAPKIGEYYEHHEFPYEIVREMGRMGLFGLPFPEEYGGMGGDYLALGLVLEELARVDSSVAITLEAGVSLGAMPLHLFGTEEQKRAWLPRLCSGEILGAFGLTEPDGGSDAGATRTTARLDPDTDEWVINGTKCFITNSGTDITGLVTVTAVTGRKPDGKPLISSIIVPSGTPGFTVAAPYSKVGWNASDTRELSFSDVRVPAANLLGEQGRGYAQFLRILDEGRIAIAALATGLAQGCVDESVKYAKEREAFGRPIGANQAIQFKIADMEMKAHTARLAWRDAASRLVVGEPFKKEAALAKLYSSTIAVDNARDATQIHGGYGFMNEYPVARMWRDSKILEIGEGTSEVQRMLIARELGLPG; from the coding sequence ATGGACCACCGCCTCTCCCCCGAGCTGGAAGAACTCCGCCGCACGGTCGAGGAGTTCGCCCATGACGTAGTGGCGCCGAAGATCGGCGAGTACTACGAGCACCACGAGTTCCCGTACGAGATCGTCCGCGAGATGGGCCGCATGGGCCTGTTCGGGCTGCCGTTCCCCGAGGAGTACGGCGGTATGGGCGGCGACTACCTGGCGCTGGGCCTCGTGCTGGAGGAACTCGCGCGCGTGGACTCCTCGGTGGCGATCACGCTGGAGGCCGGCGTCTCCCTCGGCGCCATGCCCCTGCACCTGTTCGGCACGGAGGAGCAGAAGCGCGCGTGGCTGCCCCGGCTGTGCTCGGGCGAGATCCTGGGCGCGTTCGGCCTCACGGAACCGGACGGCGGCAGCGACGCCGGGGCGACCCGTACGACGGCCCGCCTGGACCCGGACACCGACGAATGGGTGATCAACGGCACCAAGTGCTTCATCACCAACTCCGGTACCGACATCACGGGCCTGGTCACCGTCACCGCCGTCACCGGGCGCAAGCCGGACGGCAAGCCGCTGATCTCCTCGATCATCGTCCCCTCGGGCACACCGGGCTTCACGGTCGCGGCACCGTACTCGAAGGTCGGCTGGAACGCCTCCGACACCCGTGAGCTGTCCTTCTCGGACGTCCGGGTCCCGGCGGCGAACCTGCTGGGCGAACAGGGGCGCGGCTACGCCCAGTTCCTGCGCATCCTCGACGAGGGCCGGATCGCCATCGCGGCCCTCGCGACCGGCCTCGCGCAGGGCTGTGTGGACGAGTCGGTGAAGTACGCGAAGGAGCGGGAGGCCTTCGGGCGGCCCATCGGCGCCAACCAGGCGATCCAGTTCAAGATCGCCGACATGGAGATGAAGGCTCACACGGCCCGGCTCGCCTGGCGGGACGCGGCCTCGCGCCTGGTCGTCGGCGAACCCTTCAAGAAGGAGGCGGCCCTCGCCAAGCTGTACTCCTCCACGATCGCCGTGGACAACGCCCGTGACGCCACGCAGATCCACGGCGGCTACGGCTTCATGAACGAGTACCCGGTCGCCCGCATGTGGCGCGATTCCAAGATCCTGGAGATCGGCGAGGGCACCAGCGAGGTCCAGCGGATGCTGATCGCACGGGAGTTGGGGCTGCCGGGTTAA
- a CDS encoding ABC transporter substrate-binding protein has translation MSHARAAHLTRRGILAAGGALGLGAVLAACGDDDSGSEGSSKETTAAKSGPWTFKDDRGTTVKLDKVPTKIVAFVGVAAALHDYGIEVKGVFGPTKTKDGKADVQAGDMDVSKLTVFGNVWDQFNVEQYAAFAPEVLITTTFDSAGTLWYVPAASASKIAKLAPSVAVSVYDRQITTPLQRVWELAESLGADMTATKATDAKKRFEAASERLRTAAKAHPDIKVLAGSAAQDVFYVSGTNLSIDLEYFKALGVNFVEPPASVLKASGGWYESLSWENVDKYAADIIMMDDRTATIQPADITEATWKKLPAVKAGQVISRSPEPIPSYDKCVAMVENLAKAIETAKKVS, from the coding sequence ATGTCCCACGCACGAGCCGCCCATCTCACCCGCCGTGGCATCCTCGCCGCGGGCGGCGCACTCGGCCTCGGCGCCGTGCTCGCGGCCTGCGGTGACGACGACTCCGGCAGCGAGGGCTCGAGCAAGGAGACCACGGCCGCGAAGTCCGGACCGTGGACCTTCAAGGACGACCGCGGCACGACCGTGAAGCTCGACAAGGTTCCCACGAAGATCGTCGCCTTCGTCGGCGTCGCCGCCGCGCTCCACGACTACGGCATCGAGGTCAAGGGCGTCTTCGGTCCCACCAAGACCAAGGACGGCAAGGCCGATGTCCAGGCCGGCGACATGGACGTCAGCAAGCTGACGGTCTTCGGCAACGTCTGGGACCAGTTCAACGTCGAGCAGTACGCGGCCTTCGCGCCCGAGGTCCTCATCACCACGACCTTCGACAGCGCCGGCACCCTCTGGTACGTCCCCGCGGCCTCCGCGTCCAAGATCGCCAAATTGGCGCCGAGCGTGGCCGTCTCCGTCTACGACCGCCAGATCACCACGCCGCTCCAGCGGGTGTGGGAGCTGGCCGAGTCTCTCGGCGCCGACATGACGGCGACGAAGGCCACCGACGCGAAGAAGCGGTTCGAAGCGGCGTCGGAGCGGCTGCGCACCGCCGCCAAGGCCCACCCCGACATCAAGGTGCTCGCCGGGTCCGCGGCGCAGGACGTCTTCTACGTCTCCGGCACCAACCTGTCCATCGACCTGGAGTACTTCAAGGCGCTCGGCGTGAACTTCGTGGAGCCCCCGGCGTCCGTACTCAAGGCCTCCGGCGGCTGGTACGAGTCGCTGAGCTGGGAGAACGTCGACAAGTACGCGGCCGACATCATCATGATGGACGACCGTACGGCGACCATCCAGCCGGCCGACATCACCGAGGCGACCTGGAAGAAGCTGCCCGCGGTGAAGGCGGGGCAGGTCATCTCGCGGTCACCGGAGCCGATTCCGTCGTACGACAAGTGCGTGGCGATGGTGGAGAACCTCGCGAAGGCGATCGAGACCGCGAAGAAGGTCAGCTGA
- a CDS encoding siderophore-interacting protein, with amino-acid sequence MTTAVAAPFRFFSLQVVRTRRLGPSLVRVSFTGEDLRHFFSDGRDQSLSLFLPAEGRTEPGVPVELGDGWWQAWRELPDDVRAVMRSYTLRSLRRDPDEIDIDFVLHEPAGPASRWAARAAAGDRVQLLGPAVADNRAIRFRPPEDADLVLLWGDETALPAVSAILEALPAGQRARVWLEVRDAGDIQDLATEADAEITWLVAEETGAACSPVALGALRDARLPDAERPYVWIAGESGCVKELRRHFVRERGIDRRRVTFVGYWRQGMTEEQLRAAE; translated from the coding sequence ATGACCACGGCCGTAGCCGCCCCGTTCCGTTTCTTCTCCCTCCAGGTCGTACGGACGAGGCGGCTCGGCCCGTCTCTTGTCCGGGTCAGCTTCACCGGAGAGGACCTCCGGCACTTCTTCTCCGACGGACGCGATCAGTCACTGTCCCTCTTTCTCCCCGCCGAGGGCCGGACCGAGCCCGGAGTGCCCGTCGAGCTCGGCGACGGATGGTGGCAGGCGTGGCGTGAACTCCCCGACGACGTACGGGCCGTGATGCGGTCGTACACGCTGCGCTCGCTCCGTCGAGACCCCGACGAGATCGACATCGACTTCGTGCTGCACGAGCCCGCCGGGCCCGCCTCCCGGTGGGCCGCACGTGCCGCCGCGGGCGACCGGGTCCAGTTGCTCGGGCCCGCCGTCGCCGACAACCGGGCGATCCGGTTCCGGCCGCCTGAGGACGCCGATCTGGTCCTGCTGTGGGGCGACGAGACCGCCCTGCCCGCCGTCTCCGCGATCCTCGAAGCCCTCCCCGCCGGCCAGCGCGCCCGCGTCTGGCTGGAGGTGCGTGATGCCGGGGACATCCAGGACCTCGCGACCGAGGCGGACGCCGAGATCACCTGGCTCGTGGCCGAGGAGACCGGCGCCGCGTGCTCCCCCGTGGCCCTCGGCGCCCTTCGGGATGCCCGACTGCCGGACGCCGAGCGGCCGTACGTCTGGATCGCGGGCGAGTCCGGGTGTGTGAAGGAGCTGCGGCGGCACTTCGTGCGGGAGCGTGGGATCGACCGGCGCCGGGTCACCTTCGTGGGGTACTGGCGGCAGGGGATGACCGAGGAGCAGCTGCGGGCGGCCGAGTAA
- the desA gene encoding lysine decarboxylase DesA, with the protein MRSHLLNDTTAESYRRSVTEGIERVAAKLATTTRPFTGVTVDGLSPRIDEIDLDKPLLDTAAVLDELEDVYLRDAIYFHHPRYLAHLNCPVVIPAVLGEAILSAVNSSLDTWDQSAGGTLIERKLIDWTTARIGLGDNADGVFTSGGTQSNLQALLLAREEAKANTTAGLRIFASEVSHFSVKKSAKLLGLGQDSVVSIPVDHDKRMQTVALARELERCRRDGLVPMAVVATAGTTDFGSIDPLPEIAELCEQYGAWMHVDAAYGCGLLASLRFRDRIDGIERADSVTVDYHKSFFQPVSSSAVLVRDSSTLRHATYHAEYLNPRRMVQERIPNQVDKSLQTTRRFDALKLWMTLRVMGADGIGQLFDEVCDLAVEGWKLLAADPRFDVVVEPSLSTLVFRYIPASVTDPAEIDRANLYARKALFASGDAVVAGTKVSGRHYLKFTLLNPETTVEDMSVVLDLIAGHAEQYLGESLDRAS; encoded by the coding sequence ATGCGCTCGCACCTGCTCAATGACACGACCGCGGAGAGCTACCGCCGCTCCGTGACCGAAGGAATCGAGCGGGTGGCGGCCAAACTCGCCACCACCACAAGGCCGTTCACCGGAGTCACCGTAGACGGTCTCAGTCCCCGCATCGACGAGATCGACCTCGACAAGCCCCTGCTGGACACCGCAGCGGTGCTCGACGAGCTGGAGGACGTCTACCTCCGCGACGCGATCTACTTCCACCACCCCCGCTACCTCGCCCACCTCAACTGCCCGGTCGTCATCCCGGCCGTGCTCGGCGAGGCCATCCTCTCGGCCGTCAACTCCTCCCTGGACACCTGGGACCAGTCGGCCGGCGGCACCCTCATCGAACGCAAGCTGATCGACTGGACGACCGCGCGCATCGGTCTCGGCGACAACGCGGACGGGGTGTTCACCTCGGGCGGGACGCAGTCCAACCTGCAGGCGCTGCTGCTCGCCCGTGAGGAGGCCAAGGCGAACACGACGGCCGGACTGCGCATCTTCGCCTCGGAGGTCAGCCACTTCAGCGTGAAGAAGTCGGCCAAGCTCCTCGGACTCGGCCAGGACTCCGTGGTCTCCATCCCCGTCGACCACGACAAGCGCATGCAGACCGTCGCCCTCGCCCGTGAGCTGGAGCGCTGCCGTCGCGACGGCCTGGTCCCGATGGCCGTCGTCGCCACCGCGGGCACCACCGACTTCGGTTCCATCGACCCGCTGCCCGAGATCGCCGAGCTGTGCGAGCAGTACGGCGCCTGGATGCATGTGGACGCGGCCTACGGCTGCGGGCTGCTCGCCTCGCTCAGGTTCCGGGACCGCATCGACGGCATCGAGCGCGCCGACTCGGTCACCGTGGACTACCACAAGTCCTTCTTCCAGCCGGTGAGTTCGTCCGCCGTGCTGGTACGGGACTCCTCGACCCTGCGTCACGCCACCTACCACGCGGAGTACCTCAACCCGCGCCGCATGGTGCAGGAACGTATTCCCAACCAGGTGGACAAGTCCCTCCAGACCACCCGCCGCTTCGACGCGCTCAAGCTGTGGATGACCCTGCGCGTGATGGGCGCCGACGGCATCGGACAGCTCTTCGACGAAGTCTGCGACCTGGCCGTCGAGGGCTGGAAACTGCTCGCCGCCGACCCCCGCTTCGACGTCGTGGTCGAGCCCTCGCTCTCCACGCTCGTCTTCCGCTACATTCCGGCCTCCGTCACCGACCCGGCCGAGATCGACCGCGCCAACCTGTACGCCCGCAAGGCCCTGTTCGCCTCCGGCGACGCGGTGGTCGCAGGCACCAAGGTGAGCGGCCGTCACTACCTGAAGTTCACCCTGCTCAACCCCGAGACGACGGTCGAGGACATGTCCGTCGTTCTCGACCTGATCGCCGGCCACGCCGAGCAGTACCTGGGAGAGTCCCTTGACCGCGCGTCCTGA